Genomic window ([Eubacterium] hominis):
GTGAACTGCCTGCACGCAAAGGCAAAGATTATATTGAATTTGATACTTCTCGTAATGGCACATTCGCACTTCTGTCAAAGGATACCTCAACTATAAACAACAATACAGATACAGCAGATCATACACATGCAGGATTGCTATTTGGCTTCTTATTACTTAGCGCAGGCGCTATCGTAGTTTTGATGAAGAAAAGAAAAGCTTAGTATAAACAAAAAGGAACAGTGATTGCTGTTTCTTTTTGTATCATTATCGATGAAAATAGTGTAAAATAAAACATGGTGATATTATGAAATATGTAAATGCAAATGAATTATTAATGTTTTTAAAACCTCCTGTGACAAGATTATCTGTTTTTGTCGCAGAAACAGTAGATGCCGCATTGATCATGTGTGCCAATGCCTTCCCAAAAATGGAAGAAGAATTTCAGACAACCATTGATTTCCCTACTTTCAAATTCCAGTTGTTGAAAACAATGAGCGAATTCATTGAAACATGCCGGGAACAGGAAGAAACAAGTTTAAAGAATCCTAGAGGACATGTGGAGGAAGCACGTTATGTAAATGCACATATCAATGTTTCCTTATGGCCAAAGCATATTCAGAAAAACAATGGAGAAAACTTCTTTATTATCGCTTATTGTACAGCGTATGGGGATATTATGTTTCGTTATTTGATGGATTGTGGGATCAAGGCAGAAACAGCACAACAGCTTGCCAGCCAGTCTTTATTGTCATTAGCGAAATGGATTGATGAAAACTGTATTAAGAAATGTGAATACGAATGTATTCGACGTAATGAGTCCAACGGATATTGTGCATTATGTTCCTTTATGATTCAGCCAATGCCATGTCCAAAGAAAAACGAAATCAGTTATGTACGCTGTGGCTTATCAGAAGATGAGATCAATTGTAAACGTGAAGAAACGCTGATTGATAAAGTTATGATGTAAAAAATATGATATCTATAAGAGTGCGAAAGCTTCTGTAGATATCATTTTTTCTTAATTTCTTAACATAAAGATTAAAATTATGATAAAGTAAAAACGCTTTCTTTTTTATACTGTATATAGAAAGAAAGCGAGGATGTTTTATGAGAAAATTAGGCATAGCATTGTATCCTGATAAAACCGAGTTAATTGAAGATCAGGCATATCTGAAGATGGCAAAAGACATCGGATATGAAAGAGTATTCATGAGTTTTCTACAAATTGATGTAAATAATCCCATGCGTTCCATTCAACGTATCAAAGAAAGTGCGAAACTTGCACATGATATGGGGTTTTCTGTAACTTTGGATATTCATCCTATGGTATTTACATATTTGAAATGTAAGGAAGATGATTTATCATATTTTCATGCTATGGGAATTGATGTATTACGTTTGGATAAAGGATATGATGGTTATACAGAAGCCATGATGAGTCATAATCCATATGGTATCATGATTGAGGTAAACATGAGTAATCATACACATTATCTGCAACGTATTCTGGATCATCAACCAGATACAGAGCATCTGTGTGGTTCTCATAATTTTTATCCACAGCGTTTTACCGCTCTTTCTTTATCCACATTTCAAACATGTAGTGAGATGTTTCATCGTCATCATATACATAGCGCAGCGTTTATCACTTCAAAGCACGCTTCTATATCTCCATGGCCAATATCTGAAGGCTTATGTACGTTAGAGTGTCATCGTGATTTACCATTACGTGTACAGGCACAACACATGAAGATGTTAAATGCTGTGGATGATATTATCATAGGAAATGCGTTTGCATTAAAAGAAGAACTAGGTGAAGTGAAACAGGTGTTTGATACATCAATAGATGAACTTCATATTCATCTGCATGAGGAAACAACACCATTAGAAAAAGAATTGTTATTTCAGGGTGTATATGAATATCGTGGAGATGCTTCTGCATATGTAATCAGATCAAGTAAAAACCGAGCAAAATATCATACATACAGTTTACCGGCGCATGCTGTGACAAGGGATATTCATAAAGGTGACATTTTGATACTAAATGAAGCTTATGGCCAATATAAAGCTGAATTACAGATTGCTTTATGTGATCGTTTAGCAGATTCTAAAATAAATGTTGTGGGACATATTGTGGAGGATGAAATGATATTGTTAGATGCCATGTGCCCATTTCAAAAGTTTCAGTTAAAGGAGGAAATTAAGAAATGAAATATTATGCAGGAATTGATATCGGTGGCACCAGAATCAAGATGGGGATCATCGATGAAACAGGGCATGTTTGTGTACAGGAAAATGAAGCAACCCAATCAACACGTTCTGATTTGATGAAACAGATTGGGG
Coding sequences:
- a CDS encoding DUF871 domain-containing protein; this encodes MRKLGIALYPDKTELIEDQAYLKMAKDIGYERVFMSFLQIDVNNPMRSIQRIKESAKLAHDMGFSVTLDIHPMVFTYLKCKEDDLSYFHAMGIDVLRLDKGYDGYTEAMMSHNPYGIMIEVNMSNHTHYLQRILDHQPDTEHLCGSHNFYPQRFTALSLSTFQTCSEMFHRHHIHSAAFITSKHASISPWPISEGLCTLECHRDLPLRVQAQHMKMLNAVDDIIIGNAFALKEELGEVKQVFDTSIDELHIHLHEETTPLEKELLFQGVYEYRGDASAYVIRSSKNRAKYHTYSLPAHAVTRDIHKGDILILNEAYGQYKAELQIALCDRLADSKINVVGHIVEDEMILLDAMCPFQKFQLKEEIKK